From Desulfuromonas soudanensis, the proteins below share one genomic window:
- a CDS encoding acyl-CoA dehydrogenase family protein, with product MDRKILKGGEYLITEVPCQDVFTPEDFTDEQRQIGETTEAFVKNEILPHVEEIENQNFVRVVEGLKKCGELGLLMIDTPEEYGGLELDKATSMLVAEKIAASGSFSVAFSAHSGIGTLPLIYYGTEAQKAQYLEKIITGEWAAAYCLTEPGSGSDALGARATAILSADGSHYLLNGTKQFITNGGFAELFTVFAKVDKEHFTAFLVEKSFEGLQVGAEEKKLGIKGSSTTQIILDNCKVPVENVLGEIGKGHKIAFNVLNIGRFKLGAGVTGAAKMALVEGVKYANERKQFNAQISSFGAIQEKIADLTAGIFASESLVYRLAGLLDTKLSTLDKSVGNYYEEYLKAIEEYAPECAISKVYCSEVLADVVDEVLQIHGGYGYVSEYPAERFYRDERINRIFEGTNEVNRLLIPGMILRKAMKGELPLQREAMKAFEQLMTPSFEAIDQSQPFAREKSLIGNLKTVFLILSGAAIQKYMDKLEKEQEILMAAADLAIQIFALESAVLRCEKVHAKASARKKELLEAVARVCAFDASEKFATAARKGAFYVEEGDTLTMILSGIRRFTKFEATGLLQAKRTLAAAAIEDEKYIF from the coding sequence ATGGACAGAAAAATTCTCAAGGGCGGCGAATATCTGATTACCGAGGTCCCTTGCCAGGACGTCTTCACACCGGAGGACTTCACCGATGAACAGCGGCAGATCGGCGAGACGACCGAGGCGTTCGTCAAAAACGAAATTCTCCCCCATGTGGAGGAGATCGAGAATCAGAACTTCGTCCGGGTGGTCGAAGGGTTGAAAAAATGCGGCGAGCTGGGGCTGCTGATGATCGACACCCCTGAGGAGTACGGCGGTCTTGAGCTGGACAAGGCGACCAGCATGCTGGTCGCTGAAAAGATCGCCGCCTCCGGCTCCTTCTCCGTGGCTTTTTCCGCCCACTCGGGAATCGGGACTCTTCCCCTGATATATTACGGCACCGAAGCGCAGAAGGCGCAGTACCTGGAGAAAATCATCACCGGCGAGTGGGCGGCCGCCTACTGCCTGACCGAACCGGGCTCGGGTTCCGATGCCCTCGGCGCCAGGGCGACGGCGATCCTCTCCGCGGACGGCAGCCACTACCTGCTCAACGGCACCAAACAGTTCATCACCAACGGCGGGTTCGCCGAACTCTTCACCGTCTTCGCCAAGGTTGACAAGGAGCACTTTACCGCCTTCCTGGTCGAGAAGAGTTTCGAAGGGTTGCAGGTCGGCGCCGAGGAGAAGAAGCTCGGCATCAAGGGTTCTTCAACGACGCAGATCATCCTCGACAACTGCAAGGTGCCGGTGGAAAACGTCCTCGGCGAGATCGGCAAGGGGCACAAGATCGCTTTCAACGTCCTCAACATCGGGCGCTTCAAGCTCGGCGCCGGCGTGACCGGTGCCGCCAAGATGGCCCTGGTCGAAGGGGTCAAATACGCCAACGAACGCAAGCAGTTCAATGCGCAGATCAGCTCCTTCGGCGCCATCCAGGAGAAGATCGCCGATCTCACCGCCGGCATTTTTGCCTCCGAGTCCCTCGTCTATCGCCTGGCCGGTCTCCTTGACACCAAGCTCTCGACCCTGGACAAATCCGTCGGCAACTACTACGAGGAATACCTGAAGGCCATCGAGGAGTACGCCCCCGAGTGCGCCATCTCCAAGGTCTACTGCAGTGAGGTCCTGGCCGACGTCGTCGACGAGGTCCTTCAGATTCACGGCGGATACGGCTACGTCAGCGAGTATCCCGCCGAGCGTTTCTACCGCGACGAACGCATCAACCGCATCTTCGAGGGGACCAACGAAGTCAACCGCCTCCTCATCCCCGGCATGATCCTGCGCAAGGCGATGAAAGGGGAACTCCCCCTGCAGCGCGAGGCGATGAAGGCCTTCGAGCAGCTCATGACTCCTTCCTTCGAGGCGATCGACCAAAGCCAGCCCTTCGCCCGGGAGAAATCCCTGATCGGCAATCTCAAGACCGTCTTCCTGATCCTTTCCGGCGCCGCCATTCAGAAATACATGGACAAGCTGGAAAAGGAGCAGGAAATTCTCATGGCGGCCGCCGACCTGGCCATCCAGATCTTTGCCCTCGAAAGCGCGGTGCTGCGTTGCGAAAAGGTGCACGCCAAGGCGAGTGCGCGCAAGAAGGAGCTCCTCGAGGCCGTCGCCAGGGTCTGCGCCTTCGATGCCAGCGAGAAGTTCGCAACAGCCGCCCGCAAGGGGGCCTTCTATGTGGAAGAGGGCGATACCCTGACCATGATCCTGAGCGGCATCAGGCGCTTCACCAAGTTCGAAGCCACCGGCCTCCTCCAGGCCAAGAGAACCCTGGCCGCCGCCGCGATCGAGGACGAAAAATACATCTTTTAA